TTCTTTGCCATCCCGATTGTTCAACCTGGGAAGATGCTGTGAAGACGGCGGGACAGCTTATGGAACAAACCGGAGCAGTGGATGCGGAATATACAGAGGCAATGATGAATGGGTTACGCAAACATGGGCCTTACATGGTTGTGGCTCCTGGGGTGGCATTATTGCACGCTAGACCGCAAGACGGAGTCAAAGAAGTGGGAATGAGTTTGCAGATCGTACCTGATGGTGTAACTTTCGGGCATCCGAGCAGAGATCCGGTTCGTTTGGTCTTCGCTTTTGGAACGACCGATTCCCAATCGCATTTGCAGGCTTTGTCCCGGTTGATGTCATTATTCAATGACGAAGAGCGGCTATCCGCATTAATGAAGTCGTCGAGCGTGGATGAGGCGCTCACTTTATTGCATGACTGAGTCAACCTAACTTTACAAATATACAGCTAATTTTCATGTGAGAGGGGACAGGATTAACATGTTAGCGGAAGCTTATGTCAATCGAATTATGGAACTGATACAGATTGCGAAGGAAACTCAGATGGAAGCAGTTCGACAAGGGGCTAAACTGGTGGCCGATGCCGTTTCGCAAGACGGAGTGCTACATGTGTTCGGCTGCGGTCACTCGCAGATGTATGCAGAAGAAGTGTTTTACCGAGCGGGGGGATTGGTACCAGTAAACGCTATTCTGGAGCCAGCATTGTCCTTGCGTCCGGAAGCGCCGAAGAGTACCTGGTTCGAGCGAATCGAAGGTTATGCGGAAATCGTACTGGAGCATGAACGGATATCCCAGGGAGATGTGATACTGATTGCCTCTACTTCCGGACGGAATGCGGTACCGGTGGAGATGGCGTTAGAGGCCAAAAAGCGTGGCATGTATGTCATCGCTTTGACGTCGCTGCAATTCACCAACGATGTAACGTCGCGCCATCCTTCCGGGAAAAAATTAATTGATGTGGCCGATGTGGTGCTGGATAATTGCGGAGTAAGCGGCGACGCGATTATGGAGCGGGACGATCTGCCGGCTAAATTCGGTCCGTCGTCATCTGTTCTCGGCTTCACTCTGTTGCAATCGCTGATCGTACAGACCGTTGAAGAACTGTGCGAACGCGGAGTCCAACCACCGATCTGGGTCAGTTCCAATCTCGATAAGGGCGATGCGATCAACGCGGAATATATTCGCCGCTACAAAGACCGCATTAAATGTTTGTGATCGAAGCAAATAACTAGTCGGTAAGGCGATGAAATGCAAAATTCCGAATGGGAGTGTGTAAGACAATGAAAATTGTAACCGTTTGCGGCATGGGGTTCGGCACAAGTCTAATGGTGAAGATGAGCATCGATGATATTTTGAAGGAACTCGGCAAACAAGCCGATACACAAGCGATGGATATGGGATCGGTAAAGGGACTTGATGCCGACTTGTTCGTCACTTCCAAAGAGATGGAAAGCAGTTTTCCGGAAGTAGACGCGCCGGTGATTTATCTGGACAACATGACGAATAAAGCGGAGATCAAGGAGAAGGTCATTCCATTTTTAAACCGATAACCTTAAGAGAGGGGAAAATGAGCGATGCTTGATTTCCTGATTCAATTAATAAC
The window above is part of the Paenibacillus lutimineralis genome. Proteins encoded here:
- a CDS encoding sugar isomerase domain-containing protein, yielding MLAEAYVNRIMELIQIAKETQMEAVRQGAKLVADAVSQDGVLHVFGCGHSQMYAEEVFYRAGGLVPVNAILEPALSLRPEAPKSTWFERIEGYAEIVLEHERISQGDVILIASTSGRNAVPVEMALEAKKRGMYVIALTSLQFTNDVTSRHPSGKKLIDVADVVLDNCGVSGDAIMERDDLPAKFGPSSSVLGFTLLQSLIVQTVEELCERGVQPPIWVSSNLDKGDAINAEYIRRYKDRIKCL
- a CDS encoding PTS sugar transporter subunit IIB — encoded protein: MKIVTVCGMGFGTSLMVKMSIDDILKELGKQADTQAMDMGSVKGLDADLFVTSKEMESSFPEVDAPVIYLDNMTNKAEIKEKVIPFLNR